The genomic region GGCCGACATCGTCTTGACGGTGTCGGCGTTGAGCGCGTCCTTGCCGACGGCGTCGGTCAGCACCGCACCTGCTTGCTGAAGTCCTTGAGCGATGGTGGTCAGGACGCCGAGCTGGCCCATGGGCGTGCTGGCGATCGGGCCCATGGACTGCAGGGCTGTCTTGACCTGGTTGATGATCTGCTCGATCTTGTCGCGGCCCAGTGTGGAGTTGGCCGCCGAATCCTCCAGTGAGGTACGGAGTTTGCGTTCCAGGTTGTCCATGGCGCGGGCCTGGTTGGCCTGCTTGTCGACGTCGGATTGATAGGCGTCCCCTGCGGATCCGGCGATGCCGGTGCTGGCGTCGGTGGAGCCGAGGCGATCGAGCACCCCTTGCGGGAATCCGCTGGAGGACGGCATGGCCGGGTTGCCTTGACCGAACTGGTTGAGGATCTGGCCGAAGGGGGCGAGTAGGCCGGATCCGATCCCCATGAGCGCGGACGGAATGCCGGCCAGCGGTTCGGCCAGCCCGGAGAGCATGCCCATCGCGTCTTCGGGGCTGATGGGGGACTTGGCGGCGGCGTCGTCGGTGGGCGCTTCGGGGGAAGCAGCAGCGTCCTCGCCGCCGTGGTCATGGTCGTGACCGGCCTCGCCGGCGGCGGGGTCTGTGGCCGTGGCGGGACCTCCGGCTGCCGCGGGTGCTGCAGCTGCCGGGGTGGTTGTCCCCGCGGGTGCGGCAGCCGGGGTCGTTGTTCCGGCAGGAGCTGCTGGGGTGGCCGGTTGGGCGGGAGCCGGCGTCGGGGTTGGCGCTGACTGTTGCTGCGGTGGTGGGGCGGCGGGGTTGCCGGGCAGGCGCGGGGTGATCGGCAGGATCGGCGGCCGGCGCTGATTGTCGCGGTTGCCGGTGTCGGGGGACGTGCCGATTCCCGGTGGCAGCGGCGGG from Mycobacterium sp. MS1601 harbors:
- a CDS encoding DUF4226 domain-containing protein, encoding MTEDQLADTAAPPLPPGIGTSPDTGNRDNQRRPPILPITPRLPGNPAAPPPQQQSAPTPTPAPAQPATPAAPAGTTTPAAAPAGTTTPAAAAPAAAGGPATATDPAAGEAGHDHDHGGEDAAASPEAPTDDAAAKSPISPEDAMGMLSGLAEPLAGIPSALMGIGSGLLAPFGQILNQFGQGNPAMPSSSGFPQGVLDRLGSTDASTGIAGSAGDAYQSDVDKQANQARAMDNLERKLRTSLEDSAANSTLGRDKIEQIINQVKTALQSMGPIASTPMGQLGVLTTIAQGLQQAGAVLTDAVGKDALNADTVKTMSADYIKDLNAAGPDSEEQQNLLAAGGPKAWAIKALAANGITDPRAVANWLPGLMTMGERESGNNPRAVNGWDSNAAKGTPSMGWMQTIRPTFESHWRPGTSRDILDPVSNAAAAIHYMMSRYSVSADGSDLMQKVQQANPYASPKGY